One window of the Bubalus bubalis isolate 160015118507 breed Murrah chromosome 8, NDDB_SH_1, whole genome shotgun sequence genome contains the following:
- the WIPF3 gene encoding WAS/WASL-interacting protein family member 3: protein MPVPPPPPPPPLPPPPPPLGAPPPPPPSAPPVSADASSLRKADPKGRSALLADIQQGTRLRKVTQINDRSAPQIEGSKGTNKEGGGPANSRGGSTPPALGDLFAGGFPVLRPAGQRDAAGGKTSQGPGSRAPSPRLPTKTISGPFNPPASPRLGNTSEGHGAARAVPPRPSVPAPPPPTPPPPPPPLPPPLPPSSPVKAPLVSPPGPPSKGSPPVIPPPLLCTPPPPPPPPPPLPPPPALGPSDKAAKPQLASLHLPPVPPPLPLLPPCGHPGLNADAASPAQDVREPPAPPPPPPPLPLYASCTPRSSLPVPPLPSANSSSEVPPPLPPKSPSFQAQPPKPSGQALPAPPAPPGSQPFLQKKRPGRGPGTGGGKLNPPPAPPARSPTTELSSRSQQALAWTPTQQPGGQLRNGSLNIIDDFESKFTFHSMEDFPPPDEYKPCQKIYPSKIPRSRTPGPWLHAEAGGQSSDDIKGRNAQLALKTLR, encoded by the exons GTAAGTGCAGATGCTTCCAGCTTGAGAAAGGCAGATCCCAAAGGTCGGAGTGCACTGTTGGCTGATATCCAGCAAGGGACTCGCCTCCGAAAAGTCACGCAGATCAATGACCGCAGTGCCCCGCAGATTGAGG GTTCTAAAGGAACCAACAAAGAAGGAGGAGGTCCTGCAAATTCTCGAGGGGGGAGCACACCTCCAGCCCTGGGAGATCTGTTTGCTGGTGGCTTTCCAGTTTTACGACCGGCAGGCCAGAGGGATGCAGCAG GTGGCAAGACCAGCCAGGGCCCTGGCTCCCGGGCGCCTTCTCCACGTCTTCCCACCAAGACTATCAGCGGCCCGTTCAATCCCCCTGCGTCTCCCAGGCTAGGCAACACCTCTGAGGGGCATGGCGCGGCCAGGGCGGTACCCCCTCGCCCCAGCGTGCCCGCCCCACCGCCCCCAACCCCGCCGCCACCGCCCCCGCCCCTACCGCCACCCCTGCCCCCGTCGTCCCCCGTCAAAGCTCCGCTGGTGTCCCCACCTGGCCCACCATCTAAAGGGAGCCCCCCGGTGATTCCACCGCCTCTGCTCTGCACACCGCCTCCTcctcccccgccacccccgccACTCCCGCCGCCCCCGGCCTTGGGTCCCAGTGACAAGGCAGCGAAGCCTCAGCTGGCCTCCTTGCACCTACCGCCTGTCCCGCCCCCgctccctctgctccctccctgtGGGCACCCCGGGCTCAATGCGGACGCTGCCAGCCCGGCCCAAGACGTGCGGGAACCTCCCGCCCCGCCGCCTCCGCCACCTCCACTCCCCCTTTACGCCTCCTGCACCCCCAGATCCTCTTTGCCTGTGCCCCCTTTGCCAAGTGCTAACAGCAGCAGTGAAGTCCCACCCCCGCTGCCCCCCAAGTCCCCCAGCTTCCAGGCCCAGCCACCCAAGCCCAGCGGGCAGGCCTTGCCGGCGCCGCCCGCCCCTCCGGGATCTCAGCCATTCCTGCAGAAGAAGAGGCCGGGCCGAGGCCCCG GGACCGGTGGGGGAAAACTCAACCCACCCCCAGCACCCCCTGCGAGGTCACCCACCACTGAGCTTTCCAGCAGGAGCCAGCAGGCCCTAGCCTGGACCCCGACCCAGCAGCCTGGAGGTCAGCTGCGGAATGGAAGCCTGAACATCATTG ATGACTTTGAATCTAAATTCACGTTCCATTCCATGGAAGATTTTCCTCCTCCGGATGAGTATAAACCATGCCAGAAGATTTACCCCAGCAAGATCCCCAGAA GCCGCACACCTGGTCCCTGGCTCCACGCCGAGGCGGGCGGGCAGAGCTCTGATGACATCAAAGGCAGAAACGCTCAG TTAGCCCTTAAGACGCTCCGGTGA